The following coding sequences lie in one Falco peregrinus isolate bFalPer1 chromosome 21, bFalPer1.pri, whole genome shotgun sequence genomic window:
- the LOC114011218 gene encoding LOW QUALITY PROTEIN: zinc finger protein 345-like (The sequence of the model RefSeq protein was modified relative to this genomic sequence to represent the inferred CDS: inserted 2 bases in 1 codon), whose translation MEPYVLLDPRQRALYRDVMQESYETLMALEFPVSKPDLLSRLDHRDEPTALDLHVPRDTPTAEDGAGVEQEPPQEEAAEKEPEVVKPAGEEHPSSLAKTGAKAGKSRGPGETGTRLGESQPSNTCGECGKSFSHKSALVKHQKIHTGDRPHACPDCGKCFIQRSDLTIHQRVHTGERPYACPDCGRRFSVSSSLLTHQRTHAPGGEKPNRCPQCGRSFANPGALDRHQKSHLGGKPYECGVCGKAFAWSSHLERHRRIHTGEKPFQCAECGRAFAWSSHLDRHMRTHAAAATSEDEEDGEAVEEXPPPPKKCADCGKRLNHQTDPQRFKHKGTQTPPSGAKATSSPPRPYRCEQCGKCFGQSSSLLKHQRVHTGERPYPCPHCQRCFRWGSALAKHQRTHARQQQAGDSTNAVLATAEEAVTGGGGKPYPCGACGKSFGWVSHLERHRRIHTGEKPFRCGECGRAFAVSSHLERHRRVHTGERPYRCGECGKSFAVSSTLLAHRRTHAAQPGRPHACPECGKGFSTPASLERHRRLHRGEKPYQCGVCGKGFAWSSHYDRHRLTHTGEKPFSCAHCGKCFGRSSHRNRHQRAHTQGGPEKRHICPECGKAFGLGTALAAHQRLHSTSAGGHRPLSLLPPAWWEGERESDTAWVYGSGPVGKIIQGTPFRGGLLGGKQLREELRGPASVTSSAASSLGPPKCCSSCTKGSLGCVKPGIRQGWRGWVPSARVSR comes from the exons ATGGAGCCGTACGTGCTGCTGGACCCACGGCAGAGAGCACTGTATCGAGATGTGATGCAGGAGAGCTATGAGACGCTGATGGCACTGG AATTCCCTGTTTCCAAACCCGATCTGCTGTCCCGCTTGGACCACAGGGATGAACCTACAGCCCTGGATCTCCATGTGCCCAGGGACACACCAACCGCAG AGGATGGAGCAGGAGTGGAGCAGGAACCCCCTCAAGAAGAAGCTGCCGAGAAAGAGCCTGAAGTGGTGAAACCTGCAGGTGAGGAGCATCCTTCAAGCCTCGCCAAGACTGGGGCAAAGGCAGGCAAAAGCAGGGGACCGGGAGAGACGGGCACGCGCCTGGGCGAGAGCCAGCCCAGCAACACGTGTGGCGAGTGTGGGAAGAGCTTCAGCCACAAGTCAGCCCTGGTGAAGCACCAGAAGATCCACACCGGTGACCGCCCACACGCGTGTCCTGACTGCGGCAAGTGCTTCATCCAGCGCTCGGACCTCACCATCCACCAGCGGGTCCATACAGGGGAGCGGCCTTACGCCTGCCCGGACTGCGGGCGCCGCTTCAGCGTCAGCTCCTCCCTGCTCACCCATCAGCGTACCCACGCGCCCGGCGGGGAGAAACCCAACCGTTGCCCCCAGTGCGGCCGCAGCTTTGCCAATCCAGGAGCCCTCGACCGGCACCAGAAGAGCCACCTGGGTGGGAAACCCTACGAATGTGGTGTGTGTGGGAAAGCCTTCGCCTGGAGCTCCCACCTTGAGCGGCATCGGCGCATCCACACCGGTGAGAAGCCCTTCCAGTGCGCTGAATGCGGCCGAGCCTTCGCCTGGAGCTCCCACCTCGACCGCCACATGCGCACCCACGCTGCCGCTGCTACCTCGGAGGatgaggaggatggggaagcaGTGGaaga cccccccccccccaagaaatGTGCCGACTGTGGCAAGCGCCTCAACCACCAGACCGACCCGCAGCGCTTCAAGCACAAGGGCACCCAGACACCACCGTCCGGTGCCAaagccaccagcagccccccacGGCCCTACCGCTGTGAGCAGTGCGGCAAATGCTTCGGTCAGAGCTCCAGCCTCCTCAAACACCAGCGTGTCCACACTGGCGAGCGGCCGTACCCCTGCCCGCACTGCCAGCGCTGCTTCCgctggggctcagccctggccaAGCACCAGCGCACCCACGCCCGGCAGCAGCAAGCTGGTGACTCCACTAACGCCGTGCTGGCAACCGCTGAGGAAGCCGTCACTGGAGGAGGGGGCAAACCCTACCCGTGTGGGGCGTGCGGGAAGAGTTTTGGCTGGGTCTCACACCTGGAGCGCCATCGCCGCATCCACACCGGGGAGAAGCCCTTCCGCTGCGGGGAGTGCGGGCGGGCGTTCGCCGTCAGCTCCCACCTGGAACGGCACCGCCGGGTGCACACTGGGGAGCGGCCCTACCGCTGCGGCGAGTGCGGGAAGAGCTTCGCCGTCAGCTCCACCTTGCTGGCTCATCGCCGTACCCACGCCGCCCAGCCGGGCCGACCCCACGCCTGCCCTGAGTGTGGCAAGGGTTTCAGCACGCCGGCCAGCTTGGAGCGGCACCGGCGGCTTCACCGCGGGGAGAAACCCTACCAGTGTGGCGTCTGTGGCAAAGGCTTTGCCTGGAGCTCCCACTATGACCGGCACCGGCTCACCCACACCGGTGAGAAACCCTTCTCCTGCGCCCACTGCGGTAAATGCTTCGGTCGCAGCTCCCACCGCAACCGGCACCAGCGTGCCCACACGCAGGGCGGCCCAGAGAAGCGGCACATCTGTCCCGAGTGTGGCAAAGCCTTCGGCCTCGGCACGGCCCTGGCAGCTCACCAGCGACTGCACAGCACCAGCGCCGGGGGCCACAGGCCCCTCTCCTTGCTGCCGCCGGCGTGGTGGGAGG GGGAGCGGGAAAGCGACACAGCTTGGGTGTACGGGAGTGGACCCGTTGGTAAAATCATCCAGGGAACCCCCTTCCGTGGGGGACTTTTGGGGGGCAAACAGCTCAGAGAAGAGCTACGGGGACCTGCATCCGtcaccagctcagctgcttccTCGCTGGGACCCCCGAAATGCTGCTCGAGTTGCACTAAGGGCAGTTTGGGATGTGTCAAGCCGGGAATTCGGCAGGGGTGGAGAGGCTGGGTTCCCTCGGCTCGCGTTAGCAGGTAA